A window from Brucella sp. BE17 encodes these proteins:
- a CDS encoding mechanosensitive ion channel family protein, translating into MAYLSALRILAFSFLIGVFSIGGPLVAASQDMPQSLAQQAAPQSQPQAATDSDQSHESASSVLRQQGPVVEELKKQTRKIGDQLGKPQGSDEALANLKLQLGALSKKLLDTGVAFRPRLNEINTRLEQLGPAPGGDQPTEPAIVAQERKRLVAEKAEINAIIGETEETSLTVNRMSAEISDIRRDLFAKTLSQRIDLNAALGSEVVSAANDQVVSLGRIVRSWWRFVVTFKLKSFLAAAFFASVAALVIQIGARRILGTLYDRDPTNEAPSYLSRLLVAFWSTVIPSAAVGAFLATTYFFLSYFNVLRTDIGAILVSLFMVLGIVFFIHRLSFACISPDMPQWRLLPVAPRPGRILAWLITATALTSGLDSFTSTINRILSSPLPMTMAKSLLAAVMVGILILAIAFLKPIERELDGTVRPWPRAFKIFLVLLGLLPILTACFGYIGLARFISQQIVVTGAFLVTMYLGFLTGRAITEEKAFASSKLGKVMRDRFHFDDATLDQLGLAAGILITVVVALVGIPLVLMQFGFQWAELKSLFYNLMTGIQLGEISISLMGLLTGVLLFVLGYLLTRWFQNWIDNSVMARGRVDSGVRNSIRTVIGYVGLCLAALVGISAAGFNLANLALIAGGLSLGIGFGLQNIVQNFVSGLILLAERPFKAGDWVEAGPVSGIVKKISVRATEVETFAKQSIIVPNSTLINGNVGNWTHRNKLGRIDINIRAAHTNEPRRVHDLLYAIVRGHPSILKNPEPFVAFQSMDDSSLVFDIYAHVADITSTGGIKNELRFQIVERFHGEGLHFASSSTDLVLSVPEIEKLSEIVQKDKKPPLREKPKVASDDKGKPTT; encoded by the coding sequence TTGGCTTATTTATCCGCGTTACGCATTCTCGCCTTTTCGTTTTTAATCGGTGTGTTTTCGATTGGCGGTCCGCTTGTGGCCGCCTCGCAGGACATGCCTCAAAGCCTTGCGCAGCAGGCAGCGCCTCAAAGCCAGCCGCAAGCCGCAACTGACAGTGATCAGTCGCACGAGTCCGCTTCAAGCGTGCTGCGCCAGCAAGGCCCGGTCGTCGAAGAGCTGAAAAAGCAGACCAGAAAAATTGGTGATCAACTTGGTAAGCCGCAGGGCAGTGACGAAGCGCTTGCCAATCTTAAGCTGCAATTGGGCGCACTTTCCAAAAAGCTGCTCGATACAGGTGTTGCCTTTCGGCCCCGGCTTAACGAGATCAACACGCGTCTGGAACAGCTTGGCCCAGCACCCGGAGGCGACCAGCCAACTGAGCCTGCAATTGTCGCCCAAGAGCGCAAGCGGCTTGTGGCGGAAAAGGCAGAGATTAACGCAATCATCGGCGAGACGGAAGAGACGTCGCTGACCGTCAATCGCATGTCGGCAGAGATCAGCGATATCAGGCGTGATCTTTTCGCCAAAACACTCTCGCAGCGTATCGATCTCAACGCAGCCCTTGGATCAGAAGTGGTATCGGCTGCCAATGATCAGGTCGTTTCGCTGGGGCGCATCGTTCGATCCTGGTGGCGTTTTGTCGTTACCTTCAAACTCAAGTCGTTTCTTGCCGCTGCATTCTTTGCCTCTGTCGCGGCACTGGTGATACAGATTGGGGCGCGGCGTATTCTAGGCACGCTCTATGATCGCGACCCGACAAATGAAGCGCCATCCTATCTTAGCCGTCTTCTTGTCGCCTTCTGGTCCACGGTGATCCCATCGGCCGCTGTCGGTGCTTTCCTGGCCACGACTTATTTTTTCCTGAGTTATTTCAATGTTCTGAGAACGGACATTGGAGCGATACTCGTATCGCTCTTCATGGTGCTCGGCATTGTTTTTTTCATTCATCGTCTCAGTTTTGCCTGCATCAGCCCGGACATGCCGCAGTGGCGGCTTCTGCCCGTTGCACCCAGACCAGGGCGCATTCTTGCATGGCTGATTACGGCAACTGCGCTGACCAGCGGACTTGATTCTTTTACGAGTACGATCAACCGGATTCTGTCCTCGCCGCTGCCCATGACGATGGCTAAGAGCCTGCTTGCCGCCGTCATGGTAGGAATTCTCATTCTGGCTATTGCTTTCCTAAAACCTATCGAACGCGAGCTGGATGGCACAGTGCGTCCATGGCCGCGCGCCTTCAAGATATTTCTGGTGCTTCTGGGCCTTCTGCCGATCCTGACGGCCTGCTTTGGCTATATCGGTCTGGCGCGGTTTATTTCGCAACAGATCGTCGTAACCGGTGCGTTTCTCGTCACGATGTATCTCGGTTTCCTGACGGGGCGCGCGATTACCGAAGAAAAGGCTTTCGCGTCAAGCAAGCTCGGCAAGGTCATGCGGGACCGGTTTCATTTTGATGATGCGACCCTCGATCAGCTTGGTCTTGCAGCTGGTATTTTGATTACGGTTGTTGTGGCGCTGGTCGGTATTCCGCTGGTCCTGATGCAGTTCGGCTTTCAGTGGGCGGAGCTGAAAAGCCTGTTCTACAATCTGATGACCGGCATCCAGCTTGGTGAGATTTCAATCTCGCTGATGGGGCTTTTGACCGGCGTTCTGTTATTCGTGCTCGGTTATCTCCTGACGCGCTGGTTCCAGAACTGGATCGACAACTCTGTCATGGCGCGCGGGCGGGTTGATTCGGGTGTGCGCAATTCAATCCGAACGGTAATCGGTTATGTTGGTCTTTGCCTTGCGGCGCTGGTTGGTATTTCGGCGGCGGGCTTCAATCTCGCCAATCTGGCGCTGATTGCCGGTGGTTTGTCGCTCGGTATTGGTTTTGGTTTGCAGAATATTGTCCAGAACTTTGTCTCGGGACTTATTCTTCTGGCGGAACGCCCATTCAAGGCCGGTGACTGGGTGGAAGCGGGTCCTGTCAGCGGTATTGTCAAGAAGATTAGCGTGCGCGCCACGGAAGTGGAAACCTTTGCGAAACAGTCGATCATTGTGCCTAATTCCACCTTGATAAATGGCAATGTTGGCAACTGGACGCATCGCAACAAGCTGGGTCGCATCGACATCAATATTCGCGCCGCCCATACAAACGAGCCGCGCCGCGTGCACGACCTGCTCTACGCAATCGTGCGCGGACATCCGTCCATTCTCAAGAATCCTGAACCGTTCGTGGCTTTCCAAAGCATGGACGACTCAAGCCTGGTCTTTGATATCTATGCCCATGTGGCGGATATTACCTCGACTGGGGGCATCAAAAACGAGTTGCGTTTTCAGATTGTCGAGCGTTTCCATGGCGAAGGGCTGCATTTTGCTTCATCTTCAACCGATCTGGTGTTGAGCGTGCCTGAAATCGAAAAACTGTCTGAAATCGTGCAGAAGGACAAGAAGCCGCCGCTTCGTGAAAAACCGAAAGTGGCAAGCGATGATAAGGGTAAGCCCACAACTTGA